The Polyangium aurulentum genomic interval CGCAGCGTCGGTCATGGGCTCTCCGGGAGAAGCATGAACGAGTTTGCCATGTGTTCATGCGAAAGAGTCCCACAAAACGGAAGCCCCTCGCGGGCGCGGGCGCGGCGTTTGCGGGGGAGGGCGCGGATCAGCGCTCTTCGGCGGGCGGGCGCGGGGCCATGGGGCCGGGGCTGGGCGGCCGGCGCGCGCCGGGGGCGGTCTCGGCGGGGGCCGTGGGCGATGCGGCCTTGGGGGCGGCGCCCTGCGTGGCGGAGGGCGGCGGCGCGTCGGGCGTCGGGGGATCGGCCGGGATGGGGCCGACATCGGGGACGGAGGCGCGCGAGGGATCGAGGGGCGCCGCGGTCTTCTTGGGGGCCGCCTCCGACGCCGGCGCGGCGGAGGGCGCGGGCGAGGTGGTGCTCGACGAGTTGCCGCAGCCCGCGACGCCGAGCGCGAGGGCCACGATCATGTGCCGCACGAGCGGCGCAGTCTTCGGCATTGCCATGGCCCCGGCATAACAGATGCCGGGCGGCGCGTCACGGCCCGCGCCGAAGGCCGTGCTGAACAGAAAGCCGAGCCGGCGGGCAACGTGGTGTTCGTGTCGCGCGAGCGCGGGCGCCTTGGGCCCGTAACGCGCGGCGCCACCCGTGGCGCTCATCACCGGGGAGGATCGGCGGCGAGCAGATTTTCGTCATGATGACGCCGGACCATATGGTATCAGTTGTTTCTTGCGATTGGAATCGAGGGCGCTGTCGCCTGTCAAGACCCAAGTTCCAAGCCGGTCTGCAGTAGAGGCACTTGCGCGCGGTCCAGCAGCTCTTGCTCGTGTTGGAAGAACGATCTGCTCCGGAGGTATCCATGTTCGTACGCGAGTCAGGCCGCGGCCCTGCGGTGCTGCTCCTCCATGGCGCCCCTTCCTCGCCCGACGACTTCGAGGCGCTCGCCGAGCGGCTCGCGGTGTCGCGCCGCGTGCTCGTGCCCGTGATGCCGGGCTACCTGAGCGAGGCCATGGACGAGGGGACCTATACCATCGCACGGTCGGTGGCGCTCATCGAGGAGGCGCTCGTCGCGCGTGGCGTGTCCGAGGTGGCCGCCGTCGGTTTCTCCGCGGGCGCCTATCGCGCGTTCGCCCTCGCCTTTGGCGGTAAGGTTCGGGTCTCGACGGTCGTGAGCCTCGGCGGTCTCGCGGGTTATGACGAGGCGGGACGGCAAAGCATGAACGCATTCGCGACGTTCATCCGATCGGCGACGAGCCTGCAAAGGCCCGCCATGACCGGGATCCTCCTCACGCGCATGCTCTCGCCCACAGGGGCTGCGTCGCCCGAGCACGCGGCGCAGGTCGCGAAGTGGATCGATTGCGTCGAACCGCAGGCGCTCGCGACCGAGCTGGCCGGGCTCGCCACGAGTGAAGATTTCTACCCTCGCCTCCCGGAGCTGCGCATTCCGGTGCTCGCGCGGGTCGGCTCCCTCGATATGGCCGTGCCGCCCCCGCTGAGCGAGCGCATCGTCGCCTCCGTGCCGGGCGCCAAGCTCGAGATCGTGGAGGGCAAAGGTCACGCGCTTCTGATCGAGGACCGCGAGGCCACGGTCGAATCCGTGGCGCGGTTCCTCGGCGTATGACCTGCCAGACGGCTAGAAGCCGTCTGGATCGAGGTCCAGGGGGTAGCCTTCCAGGTGGTAGTGCGCTCGCACGGTGATGATCTCGCGCTCGTCGCCGACGCGGCGGAACTGGGCGCCGAACTTGATGGGATAATCCTTGAGGAGCAGCACGAGGCCGAGCCCCGACTGGCTGCGGTCGCGCGCCTTGTCCTCGACGATCTGAACGTGCAGCTCCTCCAGATCGGACGTGAGCAGGTGCTGCACGTAAGCCTCGAACTTCTCCCCGGACGCGATCGTCGCGTCGTTCTGGACCTCGAGCCGGACCACGCTGTTGAAGTGCTTCACCCGGATGCGGATGATCGTCTCGCGAGCACGCGAATACTTCGCCGCGTTCTCGATGAGCTCCTGAAAAATCATGGATAGGCTGCTGTAAATCGGGAACTTATACATCTCCTGGCTCTCGTGGTAGGCGTAGGCGATGTAGCCCGCCACGAGGTCCGAGATGAGGCCGCACCGGGGCCAATGCGCCGTCAGATCGATCGGCGTGACGCTGAGCTCGAAGTGCGCCTCCGGGGTCAGGTCGTCGGGTATGTAGTCGAAGTCGCCGTAAATTCGTTCTGCCATGACGAGCCTCCGGAGAACGCTCCCCCGCGGGCCTGGGCGCGTCGCCCTAAGCGCGCTTGCGTACGAGTAGCAGCGTGATGTCGTCGTAGACCGGGGCGCTGCCAATGAAGTTCATGATGTCTTGGAAGAGGTGGTCGACGATGGCCTTGCTGGGGAGGTCCCTCGCCGCCTCCAGCGATCTCTTGAGCCGCTCGACGCCGTACTGCTCGTGCTCGGGATTCTCGGCCTCCGTGGCGCCGTCAGTGTAGAGCAGAAAGATGTCGCCGTCCTTGATGTCGAACTGCGTCTCGCTGACCATCGGCTCGATGTCGTCGATCATGCCCACGACGCAGCCGAGATCCATGGTCTCGACCTCCTCGGCTTCAGCGCTCTCTTTGCGCAGGAGGACCACGGTCTCGTGCTGCCCCGCCAGCCGCACCTGCCCCTCTTTGTGGTGCAAGAGCGCCAGCGTCAGCGTGCGCGCGTCCTTCATGCGGGTCTGCACGTTCTTGTAGAGCGTCGCATTCACGTACGTGAGCGACTTGTGCAGGTCGGCGTTCGCCTCCTCGAGGCAGACGCGCAGCGCCGATTGCGACATCAGCATCACCAGGCCCGACGCGAGGCCGTGG includes:
- a CDS encoding alpha/beta fold hydrolase; translated protein: MFVRESGRGPAVLLLHGAPSSPDDFEALAERLAVSRRVLVPVMPGYLSEAMDEGTYTIARSVALIEEALVARGVSEVAAVGFSAGAYRAFALAFGGKVRVSTVVSLGGLAGYDEAGRQSMNAFATFIRSATSLQRPAMTGILLTRMLSPTGAASPEHAAQVAKWIDCVEPQALATELAGLATSEDFYPRLPELRIPVLARVGSLDMAVPPPLSERIVASVPGAKLEIVEGKGHALLIEDREATVESVARFLGV
- a CDS encoding slr1658 superfamily regulator → MAERIYGDFDYIPDDLTPEAHFELSVTPIDLTAHWPRCGLISDLVAGYIAYAYHESQEMYKFPIYSSLSMIFQELIENAAKYSRARETIIRIRVKHFNSVVRLEVQNDATIASGEKFEAYVQHLLTSDLEELHVQIVEDKARDRSQSGLGLVLLLKDYPIKFGAQFRRVGDEREIITVRAHYHLEGYPLDLDPDGF